The window GCGCGGAGGGCGATCCGGATATCAGCGAGCTGCGGTTCTCCGCAGGTGTGGCGGTCACATCGGCAGGCTGGGTGGTGGAAGCCCTGGTGGACGTCGACCTCGATCAACCCCGAGGCGAGTTCGGTGCCGGCCTCCACACTCTCCACCTAGAGCGGAGCGATCAGTTCTCCCTCGAAGATGCCCTGGGCCGCTTGACGGAGCAGGTCGCGGCGATGTGCACGATGTGTGATATTCCGAGGCGCCTGGGCTTCGAGGTGCATTGACCACGGACATCAGCTGCGCGACCTCGCTCGGGGCGATGTGGTCAAAGGCTCACGCCCAAATGAGGAGTGAACCGCCCCGGGTTCGGTGGAGACCCGATTTTGGGTAAGGATTCGGGTCATGGCACGTCCTTCCTCCTACCCGGCTGAGCTGCGCCGTCGTGCGGTGCGCATGGCCGCCGAGGTCCTTGGTGACTACCCGAATGAGTCGGCTGAGCTGCGGGCCGCCGCGGAGAAGCCGGGCATCGGCTCCGGCCGAGACGCTGCGCAACTGGGTCCGGCGGGACCAGCTCGACTCCGGGCGGCGGCCCGGGACGACGACGGAGGAGTGCACGCGGATCCAGGCGATGAAGAAAGAGATCGCCGAGCTGAAGCGGGCGAACGAGATCCTCAAGGCCGCGGCGAGCTTCTTCGCGGTCGAGCCCGACCGGCCACACCTGCGCTCGTAGCGTTCATCGACGAGCACCGGGGCCGCTTCGGCGGTGTCGAGCCGATCTGCCGCGTGCTCTCCGAGCACGGCTGCGGCATCGCCCCATCCATCTGCTACACGTTCAACAACCTTTCGGCGTCTGCCCGTTCGCTCCGTGACACAGAACTGAGAGAACTGATCGGCAAGACCTACGAGGACAACTTCCGGGTCTGCGGCGCCCGCAAGATCTGGCGCGAGCTGAACCACCTGGGTCGTGGTGGCCCCGTGCACCGTCGAGCGGCTGATGCGCGACCTGGGCATCAGCGGAGCCGTCCGCGGCAAGCGCGTCGTCACCACGGTCTCCGACCAGTGGCGCGGGCACCCGATCTGGTCGACCGGGACTTCGTCACCTCCGCGCCGAACCGGTGCTGCGTCATGGATTTCACCACGTGGCCACGTTCGCCGGCGTGGTCTACATCGCGTTCGTCGTGAACACCTTCTCCCGCCGCATCGTCGGCTGGTCCGCCGCGACCACGAAGGAGACCCGCCTCGTGCCCGATGCCCTGGAGACGGCCCTGCGGCAGCGCGACCGTGACGGACGCCGCCCCTGCCAAACGAGTTGGTACCCCACAGCGGTGCAGGAAGTCAGGGGGGATTCAACCAGTACACGTCATTCCGCCTGGCTGAGCACCTCGACGCCGGCGGCATCGCGGCGTCGATCGGATTCGTCAGCAACCCCTGTGCCGACGCCTGCCGGCGAGCGCATGGGAGGGCCGGGTGTGTGATGCCTGACCGGGAGCGCCGCCGCGGTCGTGGACGGGGCGGGGCGTGGAGCGGCGGATGTCACTGGCGAGGTGTCTCGTCCCATGCGCGGGGCGCCGCGCCGTGATGTGGTGGTCGGCGCACGCTACGGTGGGTCACCCGAGGATCTGCCGCGTCCTCGCGGACTTCTCGGCTCCGGGCACGGCATCGGGAACGAGCGGGGAGAGGACCGGACGCTCCTGCGGCATACCGTCACCGTCGAGCAGTCACCTGTGGGCGGGCCTCCTGACCTGCCTGGGCCGGAGGATGCCTGCCTTCCGAGAGGGAACAGGAAATCTTGCGGCCATGGAGCCGCATAATGGCTTTTCATCACCCTGGCTGTGCCGAAGAATTTCCTGTTCCCGTCCTGCGGTGTGGATGGCGGCGCTGGTGGTTCGGTCGGGGCGACACGGTGCGCTGGGGACGTCGCCCGTCGTCTGCGAACGCGCCCCGGGATGATTGCCCCTCGGCTGTTGTGCGGCGCGGCCCGGCCTCCGCGATCGGTCGCCCGACGCCACGGGCTGCCCCCGGTCGTCGAGTGTCCGTGCCGGTACCGCCGCGGCGGCAGAGGTCTACTGCCACCGCCGCGGGCCCCGGTCCCGGGCGGGCGGCCCAGAGCTGCCGAACGCCCGTGCCCGCACTCCCCGGCAAGCAGTACCTGCGCGCTGTGGTGGTTCCCGGCCCGCAGCCCGGGTGTTGCCGGGTGCTGGCGGACGTGTCTCCTCCGGGGTGCTCGACGGCCGCCGCCCCGTTGCCGGGCGCCCGTCCCGGATGGGACCTGAACAGGCCGGCCGGGCCGGGACGCAATCGGGGTGCCGCGGGCCCGCTTCCGGCGGTCCGTGGTGCCGGACGGTGGAACACGGGAGGATTCGAGCGGCCGCTGGACGCGTCCGGTACGTCGTACAGGCGGATGGCGGGCCTGGAAGTTCTGGACAGCGACCTGTTCATGCCGCCGGCCGAGGAGCTGGACAAGGCCATCCGGGCGCTGCGCAAGGTCTACGTCCCCACCCGCGAGGAGGCGGACCCTCGGCGGTGTGCCGTGCGTCGCTGACGTGGGGGCGTATCGGATGGTGACCGCCTGGCCGTCTGTCACACGGGTCGACAGTCTCAGCGGCCCAGGTCCTGGAGGACCTCACGCGCCGCCCTCGTCCCGGAGGCCATCGCCCCCTGAAGCGAGCCGGTCGCCCGGTGGTCCCCGCACACGTAGCGCCCCGCGCCGAACCGGCTCGGGCGGATCAGTGGCCACGGCGCCGGCATCGCCGGCAGCGCCTCCCGCACGGTGTACGAGGCGAGGTGCTCCCAGCCCGAGGTGTCCGTCCCGTACAGCCCGGCCAGCGTGGACCGCACCTCGGCCTCCCGGTGGTCCGCCGCCCCCAGTACCGAGGTGGCGACCAGTGCCCGGCCGTCCGTCGCGTACCCCGGCGCGACCTCGCTGAGCACCACCGTGTTCAGCACGCGCCGCGCGGAGTCCACCAGCAGGGTCGGCTCGGCCAGCGGGGGCACCGGCGCCGCGTGGTACAGCGTGGTCACCGTACGGGTGGCCGGCACCGCCAGCCCCGGCAGCAGCGCCGCGGCCGCGCCCGGACCGGTGGCCACCACCACGGCCCGGGCCGGGAGTTCGGTCCCGTCGGTGAGCGCCGCCCCGGCCGCCGTCAGCTCCCGCACCGGCGTGCCGAGCCGCAGCACCCCGGCCGGCAGGCCCGCCGCGAGCTGCGCGGGCACCGCGCCGATGCCGGCGTCCGGCAGGCAGAGGGTGCCGCGCAGCATGCTGCGCCAGACCAGGTGGAAGTAGCGCGCGGAGGTCTCCAGCTCCTCCTCCAGGAAGACGCCGGACAGGAACGGCCGGAGGAAGTCCTCCACCAACGCGGGCGAGATCCCCGACGCGGCGAGCGCCGACCGGGTGGAGGTGTCCCGGCCCCGGCGGAGCAGGGCGGGCGGCAGCAGGGCGTCCCGGGCGCCGAGCAGGCCGAGCGCGGCGATGTCCCGGGCGGACCCGAGCCGGCCGGGCAGCAGGTCCGCGGCGTCCCGGGGGCGCCGGGTGGGATCGGTGAACCTGAGCCGGCCGCGCGGGGTCTGCACCAGCACACCCGGGGTGAACGGACGCAGCCGCAGGTCCGCCAGTCGCAGCCGCCGCTTCACCTGCGGGTAGGAGGTGTTGAACACCTGGAAGCCGTGGTCCAGCAGGAAGCCGGCACGCCGGTCGGTGCGCACCCGCCCCCCGACCGCCTCGGCCTGCTCCACCAGGAGCACGTCGAGGCCGGCCCCGCGCAGGTCGAGGGCGCAGGCGAGGCCGGACACCCCCGCGCCGATCACCAGGACGTCGTGTTCTCGGGTGGGCTCTGCCGGCATCTCGCGCCGCCTCTCGGGTGACCTGCTGTCAGGGGTCCGGCACCGACCCTAGATCCTGACGGCCCGCCGGGCCGGGATCAGCGCGCTGGGCCGGGTCGCTCCAGTTCGCCGACCGCCTGGCTGAGCCTGTGCGGCCCAGCGATCCGGGGCGGCGGGTCACGGCCGCTCCGGAAGTACGCGTTCTTCGGTCGAGACTCGAACCCGCATCCGCCGCGGGGCCGCCCAGGTTCCCGGGGCTGCTCGTCGAGCCGTCCCGGCCGGGACGGACCGCGCATCGGCGCGGCGCCGCCAGCCCGAACGGCTCGACCAACGCGCTGCGCGCCGACGTCCTCGGCGCGCTCGGCGTCCCCACGGTCGCCACCGCTGCCAGCTCCAGCGGTTGCCGCACCCGGGTGCGGTTTCGACAAAGCGGTGCGGCAGGCGTTCGGCGACCTCGCGCCGCACGGGCTGATCGGCTCAAGTGGTCCACGAGCGTCCGGGCTTCTGCCAAGTGCTGGGGCGGGTCGTGAGGGTGGGTCGCTCGGATATCGGAGTGGTTGTCATCGTGGTGCTGTCCTGGTGGATGTGTGGGGTGTTCGCGCGCCTGCGTGCCAGGTCCCCGGCGCTGAGCGCACGTGACGGTCGGTGTCGTCGAGGTCTTGGAAGGAACGGACGATCACGACGGTCTCCTCGGTCGGGTGCGGGTGCGGGTGCGGGTGCGGGTGCGGGTGCGGGTGTGCGCCGCAGCCGTGAGGCGACGTGTGTCGTGGGCGGGACGGCGCTGGGGCGTCGCCGTCAGCCTTGCCGCAAACCCCCAGCCGCGTCCGCTTCACCACTGCCGATCGGGTGACGGTGAAGGTCCACCACGGCTCGCTCGGTGGGGTGTGGTGGCGCCACGGCCGCGAGGGCCTGCGCCCCCTGACCGACGCGCTCGACAGCCCGGGGGACCGCGCTGTGGACGTGCGGCGGCGGGCGGAGGGTCGGGCAGAGGGGGAACGCGAGCACCCGGGGGCGATGGATCTGCTGGCGTGCGTGGACTGCGGTGCCGTCCCGTAGCAGGAGCGTGTGGGCCCACGAGGGCGGCACCTACTCGGGGCGATCAACGCGCTCACGTCGGGGTCTCCACGACGGCCCGCGTCGTGCCCACGGCGGAGGTCCACGGCATCGACTCCGGCGTGATGCGCGCCGCCGAGGGGTGAGTCCGTCGGACCGTCGCGCTGGGCCACGGCGCGGACGGGGTGAGTCGCCTGGCCGAGGCGCTCGGCCGGCGCTGATCGCCCGGCGGGGCGGACGGCGGCGCGCATCACGTCGTCCGGCCCGCCGTCCGCTTCCGAGCCGGCGCCGGACTCGTCGTCACCGCCGCTCGGCGGCAGGATCCCGGCCGGCGAGGCCGCCGCGAACCCCCGGCGCACCGTCCCCGGGCGTGCCGGGTGCTGGGATGTCGGAACGGGTGAGCGCCCAGAGCGCGAACGCGAGGCAGCTGAACGTGGCGCCCAGCGTGCAGACGGCACCCCAGCCGGCGACCGCGTAGAGGGAGGTCGCGGCGATCGCCCCGGTGGCGCTGCCGATCGAGTAGAAGACCATGTACCCGCCGATCAACCGGCTGCCCGCGTCCGGGCGCAGCGCGTAGATCAGGGTCTGGTTGGTGACGTGGACCGCCTGCACCGCGAGGTCGAGGAGGACGACACCGACCACCAGGGCCCAGAGTGAGCTTCGGGTGAAGGCCAACGGCAGCCAGGAGGCGGCGAGCAGCGCCAGGGCTATCCCGGTGGTCCGTCGGGCGAGTCCGCGGTCGTTCAGCCGGCCCGCCGCGGTCGCCGCGAGCGCGCCGACGGCTCCGACCAGTCCGAGCGCCCCGATCGCGGTGTGGGAGAGGGAGAACGGCGGGTCGCTGAGCGGCAGTGCGACGCTGCTCCACAGGGTGCTGAAGGCGGCGAAGATCAGCAGGCCGAGCAGGGCCCGGACCCGCAGGACGCGTTCCCGCGCGAACAGGGTGACCGTGGAGCGCAGCAGCTGTCCGTACCGCAGGGAGGTCGGCGGGAAGGCGCTGCGGCGCGGCAGCACCAGGTGCAGGACCAGCGCGAGCAGGGCGGTCAGCCCCGCCGAGGCGAGGTAGACGGAGCGCCAGCCGGCGAGGTCGGCGACGAGGCCGGCGGCGGTGCGGGAGAGCAGGATCCCGATGACCACGCCGCTGGTCACGAGACCGACGACCCCTCCCCGGCGGTCGGGTGGCGCCAGGGACGCCGCGAAGGCCACCAGGGTCTGGGTGACGACGGCGAGAAGCCCCATCGCGGCCGTCCCCGCGAGCAGGAGCGTCGCGGTGGGGGCGAGCGCGACCGCTGCCAGCGCCACCACTAGGAGGAGCAGTTGGGCGACGATGAGCCGTCTGCGGTCGACGACGTCACCCAGCGGTACGAGGAGGAGAAGGCCCACCCCGTAGCCGACCTGGGTGAGCGTGACGACGCCGCCGACCAGTGCCGGACTCATGGCGAGGTCGTGGCCGATGGTCGCGAGGAGCGGTTGGGCGAAGTAGACGTTGGCCACCGCCGTCCCGCAGGCCACGGCGAACAGGACGATCATCCCACGGGCCAGGGCGGGCGCGGGCCCCCCGTCGTCGCGGGCCGCGGCTTGCAGCGTCCCGGCCTCACAGTCGACGAGCATTCGACACCCTCTTCCCATCTGGTTTCAACTTGCTACCGATCGGGACCGTATCCAACGTTGGTATCATGTTGCAACCGACATGATGGGAGGACGGCATGGTGGCAAGGACACGCTTCGACGACAGCGACTGCCCCGTCGCGCGATCGGTGGACGCGATCGGCGACTGGTGGTCCCTCCTGATCGTGCGGGACGCCTTCGACGGGAGCCGTCGCTTCGGGGAGTTCCAGCGCAGCCTCGGCGTGGCGAAGAACATCCTGACCGCCCGCCTGCGGGCCCTCGTCGCCGGCGGCATCCTCGACACCGTGCCCGCCTCGGACGGAAGCGCCTACCGCGAGTACGTCCTGACCCCGAAGGGCAACGCCCTCTTCCCCGTCATCGTGGCGCTGCGGCAATGGGGCGAACAGAACTTCTTCGCCCCGGAGGAGCCGCACTCGCGGCTGGTCGACCGCCGGCACGGACAGGCCCTGCGCGCGCTCGAAGTCCGATCGGCGGACGGCCGCCGCCTGAACCCCGACGACACCACCGTCCACAAAGTGTCCTGACCGGACGGTGCGCCCAGGGCGGCAGGCCATCGACCCGGGGCGGGCTTGTCAGCGCGGTGCGGCAGGACCGCTCGCATGACCGACGGAACCGGATGGCCCGCGGAGGCTACAAGCAGCCTCCTTCGGACCGACCCGCCCCGAGTCCTCGGTGGTGGCGGCGGTCTGGCCCCATAGGTTTCGGCGGCGGGCCAGACGGCAGCGTGAGCTGCCGCTCCCGCACGCACAGCCGCGTGACGTGGGGGGCGAGGGCGGTGTCGGCCCCACGAGCCCCTGCGTCCAGCCGGCCCAGGGCGGACGCAATTTCGCGCTTCGCGGCGCGGGCCAGCGCCGTGGCACCAGGCGGTGCCACGTTTTGGCGGCTTCGACTGGTCGAGCCCGGCCTGTGGCCTGACCGGCGACAGCGGGCCAAGTCCAGGCTGCCCCGGGGGTGGGTTGGGCAGGGCCGTCCCGGTTCGCCGCGGCGCCGCGTTCGGCGGGCGAGTTCGACGGTGATGGGCTCGTCGGGGCAGGTAGTGGCGAGGTGGGTCAGGACGGTCTTCTCGTGGGGGTCGGTGGTGAGGGACCAGCGGGGTTGCGCTCGGTGAGGCCGGCATGACCGACCGCTCCAGCCGCCCGCACTGCAGCCCGCACTGCAGCCCCCGCCGGACCCCGACCCGCACCGAACGGCGGATCGTCAAGGTCCGCGTCCTGCGCCGCTGGGGACCGGCCCGCATCGCCTACCTGCTGCGGCTCAACCCGGCCACCGTGCACCGGGTCCTGACCCGCTACCGGCTCGCCCGACTCGCGCACCTCGACCGCGCCACCGCCCGCCCGGTGCGGCGCTACGAACGCGCCGCACCGGGCGAGCTGGTCCACGTCGACA of the Kitasatospora sp. NBC_01246 genome contains:
- a CDS encoding winged helix-turn-helix transcriptional regulator; this encodes MVARTRFDDSDCPVARSVDAIGDWWSLLIVRDAFDGSRRFGEFQRSLGVAKNILTARLRALVAGGILDTVPASDGSAYREYVLTPKGNALFPVIVALRQWGEQNFFAPEEPHSRLVDRRHGQALRALEVRSADGRRLNPDDTTVHKVS
- a CDS encoding MFS transporter, coding for MIVLFAVACGTAVANVYFAQPLLATIGHDLAMSPALVGGVVTLTQVGYGVGLLLLVPLGDVVDRRRLIVAQLLLLVVALAAVALAPTATLLLAGTAAMGLLAVVTQTLVAFAASLAPPDRRGGVVGLVTSGVVIGILLSRTAAGLVADLAGWRSVYLASAGLTALLALVLHLVLPRRSAFPPTSLRYGQLLRSTVTLFARERVLRVRALLGLLIFAAFSTLWSSVALPLSDPPFSLSHTAIGALGLVGAVGALAATAAGRLNDRGLARRTTGIALALLAASWLPLAFTRSSLWALVVGVVLLDLAVQAVHVTNQTLIYALRPDAGSRLIGGYMVFYSIGSATGAIAATSLYAVAGWGAVCTLGATFSCLAFALWALTRSDIPAPGTPGDGAPGVRGGLAGRDPAAERR
- a CDS encoding NAD(P)/FAD-dependent oxidoreductase codes for the protein MPAEPTREHDVLVIGAGVSGLACALDLRGAGLDVLLVEQAEAVGGRVRTDRRAGFLLDHGFQVFNTSYPQVKRRLRLADLRLRPFTPGVLVQTPRGRLRFTDPTRRPRDAADLLPGRLGSARDIAALGLLGARDALLPPALLRRGRDTSTRSALAASGISPALVEDFLRPFLSGVFLEEELETSARYFHLVWRSMLRGTLCLPDAGIGAVPAQLAAGLPAGVLRLGTPVRELTAAGAALTDGTELPARAVVVATGPGAAAALLPGLAVPATRTVTTLYHAAPVPPLAEPTLLVDSARRVLNTVVLSEVAPGYATDGRALVATSVLGAADHREAEVRSTLAGLYGTDTSGWEHLASYTVREALPAMPAPWPLIRPSRFGAGRYVCGDHRATGSLQGAMASGTRAAREVLQDLGR